In a genomic window of Suricata suricatta isolate VVHF042 chromosome 12, meerkat_22Aug2017_6uvM2_HiC, whole genome shotgun sequence:
- the KIAA1755 gene encoding uncharacterized protein KIAA1755 homolog: MDPPSLDTAIQHALACLYPPFEATAPTILGQVFRLLDSDFQGDGLSFLLDFLIPAKRLCEQVREAACAPYTHCVFLHEGWPLCLRDEVVVHLAPLNPLLLRQGDFYLQVEPQEEQSVCITVKCLSLDLRTVDAKPVPASSYPVLFTQTWLEAINSDSEGSPLHSCLVASEDGVAPVPWAKIASPEFVDDRPHAANVLSPAWASLELEALDLSSPPELHQPRPSGSQVLLAWSLAKGKGRTSRNKYPGLIKVEQARPGEVALRKDDVASQDLEGDYVALLESSRKVKTSCGCPLGALEEPARTKEIPFSQRMLPFSGASGGPSLEKWACEKPASSEEEPCRLGLRREVNYTFNSPARDSEHQPQEPYVNILEKPLPCASGLEAGGSEDPASSKMQEPLGNPENMVQLRPEPKRASSLHLCSASPPAAPGPETKMEERAKQGHRRLPEPETGPRQSTSSSRSPAPGLRVSVLKGQRQASGPPEKASLRHDRPWKVLRLLSSPKPNRSKCLGKAGTTQTKTSGPAADSGPPTGEKAGFPEVIPETDPPLDEDTPGPEPGIEALSVEILQSRIACLPGGQDRAGRRLLLVSTAEGTWEAPWCTISEVTKLFSYLCTVPRPEDKTKGLAVVIDARKQPPHPGLVSALQATQALAPASIRAVFYLGDKEAALQPETLPGVQVEVVTSLGALHRHVDPSQLPAALGGPFPYCHSEWVQFFQKLDPFLADLHQVSSLLKASIQQFEKSDPPGGVQEASRCLSKSKELMETVLRDRGLLGLQREGGATLAWLQQEAGRLDFNPDVRSRLAEAVAWYSLMDEQLHVLVTASNHLLERLELRVRLGHLEAAIHQVSNWMEQEGSQCLQVLTPKDRSLETVEKAHAEFEDFFLQAAAQYRQGLELSKRAAQLGAAAGAAGGAQCPELAAFASTQRAFQAQLTHFYMAAERQRTDLETLLHLHRFCKKITWFHTDCQDLMRQLRLGKTQRASPGDQRRLHRYLRRLASEFPAEKLAALGLQVASLSQEGPGQALWEEARVRHEEIQTLLRKALAHCPCPAGPAAHAAHPELRRAAAKGQGLNADVVASRERRGLVFLDSLGPDRWPHSWWPRAPAEGQNGNSQAGPLPQEAEQAVEADEGKGAHEPFDPAPEPLLTHLFSWQRLPRQSQSPHLAGGSFCSEGTDSQMSLEDSPQTSPLASL, encoded by the exons GACCCCCCATCCCTGGACACAGCCATTCAGCACGCCCTGGCCTGCCTCTATCCCCCGTTTGAGGCCACGGCGCCCACCATCCTGGGGCAGGTCTTCCGACTCCTGGATTCTGACTTCCAAGGGGATGGGCTGAGCTTCCTCTTGGATTTCCTCATTCCTGCCAAGCGCCTGTGTGAGCAAGTGCGAGAAGCAGCCTGT GCCCCGTACACACACTGCGTCTTCCTGCATGAGGGCTGGCCCCTGTGCCTGCGGGACGAGGTCGTGGTGCACCTGGCCCCACTCAATCCCCTCTTACTGCGTCAGGGAGACTTCTACCTCCAAGTGGAGCCCCAGGAGGAGCAGTCCGTCTGCATCACGGTCAAGTGCCTCTCCTTGGACCTCCGCACGGTGGACGCAAAGCCTGTTCCTGCATCATCCTACCCCGTACTTTTCACCCAAACGTGGCTGGAGGCCATCAACAGTGACTCTGAGGGCAGTCCCCTGCACAGCTGCCTCGTAGCTTCAGAAGACGGGGTTGCCCCTGTGCCCTGGGCCAAGATAGCCAGTCCAGAGTTCGTGGATGACAGACCCCATGCAGCGAATGTCCTCTCCCCAGCTTGGGCGTCCCTTGAATTAGAGGCCCTTGATTTGAGCAGCCCCCCAGAGCTCCATCAGCCTCGGCCCTCAGGCAGCCAGGTGCTGCTTGCTTGGAGCTTGGCCAAGGGCAAGGGCAGGACATCCAGGAACAAGTACCCAGGACTCATCAAGGTGGAACAAGCCAGGCCTGGGGAGGTGGCCCTTAGGAAGGACGACGTGGCCAGCCAGGACTTAGAGGGAGACTATGTGGCCCTCCTGGAGAGCAGTAGGAAAGTGAAGACGTCCTGTGGGTGTCCCTTGGGGGCTCTGGAGGAACCAGCCAGAACTAAGGAAATCCCTTTCTCTCAAAGGATGCTGCCTTTCTCGGGGGCCTCTGGGGGGCCTTCCTTGGAAAAATGGGCTTGTGAGAAGCCGGCAAGCTCAGAAGAGGAGCCCTGCAGGTTGGGCTTGAGGAGAGAGGTCAACTATACTTTTAACTCACCTGCTCGTGACTCAGAACACCAGCCCCAGGAGCCCTACGTCAACATCCTTGAGAAGCCACTGCCCTGTGCCTCTGGCCTTGAGGCAGGGGGTTCCGAGGACCCAGCTTCCTCCAAGATGCAGGAACCTCTGGGAAACCCAGAAAATATGGTTCAACTCAGGCCTGAACCAAAACGAGCATCCTCCCTGCACCTGTGCTCAGCTTCCCCACCTGCTGCTCCCGGCCCTGAAACCAAGATGGAAGAGAGGGCCAAGCAGGGGCACAGGAGGCTTCCCGAGCCTGAGACTGGCCCCCGTCAGAGCACCTCCTCTTCCAGATCCCCTGCTCCTGGGCTCAGAGTCTCCGTCTTGAAAGGGCAGAGGCAAGCTTCGGGGCCCCCAGAGAAAGCCTCCCTCCGGCacgacaggccctggaaagtCTTGCGTTTGCTCTCCTCTCCCAAACCCAACCGATCCAAGTGCTTGGGGAAAG CTGGAACAACTCAGACCAAAACATCTGGTCCAGCTGCTGACTCAGGCCCACCAACTGGGGAAAAGGCCGGCTTCCCAGAAGTCATTCCAGAAACAGACCCCCCTCTGGATGAGGACACCCCAGGGCCTGAGCCTGGGATTGAGGCTCTGAGTGTGGAAATCCTCCAGTCGAGGATAGCATGCCTGCCAG GTGGTCAGGACAGGGCTGGCAGGCGCCTGCTTCTGGTGTCAACAGCTGAGGGGACCTGGGAGGCACCGTGGTGCACCATCTCTGAAGTCACCAAGCTGTTTTCCTACCTGTGCACCGTCCCCAG GCCTGAAGATAAAACCAAGGGGCTGGCAGTTGTGATTGATGCCCGGAAACAGCCTCCACACCCTGGTCTGGTCAGTGCCCTGCAGGCCACCCAG GCTCTGGCCCCAGCCTCCATCCGCGCTGTGTTCTACCTCGGAGACAAGGAGGCCGCTCTCCAGCCCGAAACGTTACCTGGCGTCCAG GTAGAAGTGGTGACCTCACTGGGAGCTCTCCACCGCCACGTGGACCCCAGCCAGCTGCCCGCAGCCCTGGGAGGCCCCTTCCCCTACTGCCACAGCGAGTGGGTGCAATTTTTCCAG AAGCTGGACCCTTTCCTTGCTGACCTGCACCAGGTTTCCTCCTTGCTAAAGGCTTCCATCCAGCAGTTTGAGAAGAGTGACCCTCCTGGAGGGGTGCAG GAAGCCTCCAGGTGTCTGAGCAAGTCCAAAGAGCTGATGGAGACGGTGCTGAGGGACCGAGGCCTGCTGGGCCTCCAGCGGGAAGGGGGAGCCACTCTGGCCTGGCTACAGCAGGAAGCTGGGAGGCTGGACTTCAACCCTGATGTCAG GAGCCGTCTGGCTGAAGCTGTCGCCTGGTACAGCCTCATGGACGAGCAGCTGCATGTCCTGGTCACTGCATCTAACCACCTCCTGGAGCGCCTGGAGCTCCGCGTCCGCCTCGGCCACCTGGAAGCCGCCATCCACCAG gtcAGCAACTGGATGGAGCAGGAGGGGAGCCAGTGCCTGCAAGTGCTAACGCCCAAAGACAGAAGCTTGGAGACTGTGGAGAAAGCCCACGCGGAGTTTGAGGACTTCTTCCTCCAGGCTGCA gccCAGTACCGCCAAGGCCTGGAGCTGTCCAAGCGGGCAGCTCAGCTGGGGGCCGCAGCTGGAGCGGCGGGGGGAGCGCAGTGCCCGGAGCTGGCCGCCTTCGCCTCCACCCAGCGGGCCTTCCAGGCCCAGCTCACCCACTTCTACATGGCTGCTGAGCGGCAACGCACAGACCTGGAGACGCTGCTCCACCTGCACCGCTTCTGCAAGAAG ATAACCTGGTTCCACACGGACTGTCAGGACCTGATGAGGCAGCTCCGGCTGGGCAAGACGCAAAGGGCCAGCCCTGGAGACCAGCGCCGCCTCCACCGCTACCTGCGGCGCCTGGCGTCCGAGTTCCCGGCCGAGAAGCTCGCCGCCTTGGGGCTGCAGGTGGCCTCTCTGAGCCAGGAGGGCCCGGGCCAGGCCCTGTGGGAGGAGGCCCGGGTGAGGCACGAGGAGATCCAGACCCTCCTGAGGAAGGCACTGGCCCACTGTCCGTGCCCAGCGGGGCCTGCCGCCCACGCGGCGCACCCGGAACTGAGAAGGGCAGCTGCCAAGGGTCAGGGTCTGAATGCAGATGTTGTCGCCTCTCGGGAAAGGCGGGGCCTGGTCTTCCTGGACTCATTGGGCCCTGATCGTTGGCCACATTCCTGGTGGCCTCGGGCCCCTGCAGAGGGGCAGAACGGAAATTCCCAGGCAGGCCCTCTGCCCCAGGAAGCTGAACAGGCTGTAGAGGCTGATGAAGGCAAAGGTGCCCACGAGCCCTTCGATCCTGCCCCCGAGCCTCTCCTCACCCACCTCTTCTCCTGGCAGCGACTCCCCAGGCAGAGTCAGAGCCCCCATCTTGCCGGAGGCAGCTTCTGCTCAGAGGGGACAGACTCACAGATGTCCCTGGAGGACTCACCCCAGACAAGTCCCCTTGCGTCTCTCTAG